A window of Acidimicrobiia bacterium genomic DNA:
CACGACCGGCAAGCCCAAGGGCGCGATGCTCACGCACGGGGCGAGCGTGCGCGCGTACACCGCGTGGTCCGATGTCGTGGGGCTGCGCGAAGGCGACCGCTACCTCGTCGTGAACCCGTTCTTCCACGCCTTCGGACTCAAGGCCGGCATCCTCGCGAGCATCCTGAAGGGCGCGGCGATCATCCCCCACGCGGTGTTCGACGTCGACGCGGTGATGCAGCGCTGCGCCGACGAAGAAGTCTCGATGCTCCCCGGGCCGCCGACGATCTACCAGTCGATCCTCGACCACCCGCGGCTTGCCGAGTTCGACATGTCGTCGCTGCGGCTCGCGGTGACCGGTGCGGCCGCGGTGCCGGTCGAGCTCATCCGCCGCATGCGCGCGGAGCTCGGCTTCGAGACGATCGTCACCGGCTACGGGCTCACCGAGGCCACGGGCATCGCCACGATGTGCCGCCACGACGACGACCCCGAGACGATCTCGCGCACCGCGGGACGCGCGATCCCCGGCACCGAGGTGCGCACGGTCGACGACAACGGCAACGCCGTCGCCGCGGGCGAGCCCGGCGAGGTCGTGGTCCGTGGCTACAACGTCATGAAGGGCTTCATCCACGACGACGCCGCGACCGCCGAGGCGATCGACACTGACGGGTGGCTCCACACCGGCGACATCGGCGTGCTCGACGAGCGCGGCAACCTGCGCATCACCGACCGCAAGAAGGACATGTTCATCGTCGGTGGCTTCAACGCCTACCCCGCCGAGATCGAGGGGATGCTGGCCGAGCATCCGGGCGTGTCACAGGCCGCGATCGTGGGCGTGCCCGACGTGCGCATGGGCGAAGTCGGCTACGCGTTCGTCGTCGCCCGCCATGGCGCGACGATCGATGCCACCGAGTTGAGCAAGTGGTGCCGCGAGCACATGGCGAACTACAAGGTGCCGCGCACGATCGAGATCGTCGACGCGCTGCCGCTGAACGCGAGCGGCAAGGTGCTCAAGTACGAGCTGCGCGAGCGCGCCGCGAACACCGTTGCCAGCAGCTAGACGCGAACGGGCCGCCGGGGCGTGAAGACGACGGACGCGCCGGTGCTGATCTTGCCGAGCGCGATCTCCGGCGCTTCGGACGCGGGCTCCGCGAGCGGGTCGATCTCCGCTTCGTAGGCGAACCGCTCGTCGCCACGGGTCTCGACAGCGCGGCACGCGGCGCGCGGATCGATCGCCCACACGATCGCGTCGAGCGCGCGATCGCCGGCGCCGCCGAGCTGCGCGAACCACGTGAAGCCGTCCGCCTCTTCGAACACCGGGGACGGGCCGAACGCGAAGCGCACCGTTGAATCGTCGACGACTTCGACGCGGAGGTCGACGTACGAACGCGGATGGAACATCGGATGGATCTGCAGCAGCTTCGCGATCGCGTTCGCATCACCGCCGTCGATTCCCATCGCGGCACGGAGTCGTTGCGCGGTGAGTCCCGCGAGGCCGGTGAAGATCTGCGGGTTCATCGGAGTCGCGGCGTCGAGACCGAAGCGCTCCGACACCGCGATCAAAAACGCACGAAACAGGAGGTGACTCTGGACCGCGACCTCCTGCAGCGTGAGCACGAGTGCGGAGTGCGAGAGGTCCTCGAGCGCGAAGTCGGGATCGAACTCGCCCGAGTAGTCGGCCCAACCTCCGGGCTCGGCGTCGGACGCGGGGCGCTCGACCGGCACGGTCGCGGCGCGCGACCGCTCGACGATCGCGAGGTTCGGGTGCGCGGTGACCGGCGGCGCGTCGGGGACGATCGTGACGGTCCAGTGGCAGTGCGGCTCGCGATCGGTGGGCACGCGCGGCGGGCGGTGGATCGGCCGCACCTGCGCGCGCGGGTTCGTCGCGAGCGCGGTCGCGTCGAAGGTCGGATCCTCGATCGCGTGGCACATGCCTTCGACGTATTCCTCGCCCATCGGCTCGACGTCCATGAGCGCGCCGCAGTGCGCGAGCCAGAACTCGCCGTGATCGGCGTCGGTCACGCGGCACCGGAAGTCCATGAACTCGTGCGGCGCGCCGATGTCGAGCTGGATGTTCTTGAGGATCGTCGGCACGTCACTGTCGGCGAAGTTGAGTGCGCGCTGCATGCGGCGCGAGTAGATCGGGCTCGCTGCCATCCACTCGTCGATCGCGATCTGCTCCATCTCTTCGCGGGGCCGGTCGGTGTGCACGAGCGGCATGCCGACGCGGTCCTGGAGATGGCCGTGCAGCAACCATTCGCGCCCGAGCACCGCGAGCGCGCGACGGGAGAGATCAGTCAGTGCGAACTCGGGATCGAACGCGCCCGAGCAGTCGTCGCGCAGGTCGCTCATGCGTCCCACTCGATCCGGTCCTCCACTTGCGGTTGCCGGCCGGTGCGCAGCGGACTGAGCGGCGCGTCGCACAGCAGCATGCGGCGCACGTCGGCGCCGAGCTCGACGAGCCGCGCGCGCCACGCACGGAGCGAGCCGTCGTCCCACGCGCGCTCGTACGCGATCCACGTCTCCCAGTCCGGGATCGACCAGATCACGATCGCCTCGGAGTCGTTGATCATCGCGACCCGGTACGCGCCGATCGCGCGCAACCCGAACGATTCGACCGCGGGCACGCCGACCTGGCGCAGATCGTCGAGGAAAGCCCGCGCGCCGCCGACGGGCAGCGTCACCATCTCGTGCGCGTAGGCAACCGCGTGCGCGCCACCCGCGCTCGTGAGCTCCTCGCTCGTCGGGCTCCAGGGCTCGGGTACGACGATGCGGTCGTGGCCGCCGCGGCGCAGCTCGGCCGCGACCGCCCACCACTTCGCAAGCGACTCGTCCTGCATCGACCCGGGCGTGAGCTCGTGCTCGAAGTTCGCGGCAAGCCCTTCCCACCCGTCGAGCTCCCAGAGGTTCACGACCTCGGGCCACCGACCGGTCGACCCGACCGTCCCCCACACGGCGAAGCAGAGCATGTTGCGCTCGGCGCGACCGATCGGTCCCCAGTTCGCGGTCATGTGTTGCATGTACCGCGCACGGTTGTGCCCGATGATGTCGACGAGCTCGTGGATGTAGATCTTCGTATTGATGATCGCGCTCGCTTCGCTCGCCGCTCCGTGACGCGGGATGGGAGTCGGACCGGTCGCTTGCTCGCTTCGCTCGCCGCTCACCTCGTTCACCGCCGTCCGAATCCCGCTCGCTCGCCGCTCCGTGACGCGGGATGGGAGTCGGGCCTCGCTTGCTCGCTTCGCTCGCCGCTCACCCCGCTCACGCTGCCGGGATCCTACGCAGTGCCCCCGAGCTCGGCGTAGCCGCATGGGATCGCGTCGCACAGGTCGTCCTCGGCGTACGGCCAGCGCCCGCGTCCCTCCTCGAGCGCGTCCTCGGCCGCGACTCCCGCGTCGTACAGATCGCGGATCGTCGCGGCGACCGTTGCCAGCACGTTCTGCTGCTCCACGACGAACGCGCGGTCGACGACGTCGCCATGACCGGGCACGACCGTGGCGTCCGCTGCGATGCGCTCGAGCATCACCCCGTTGCTCACCGGCCAGTCGAAGACGTGCGCGTCGAGCCCGATCGCGGGTGGCGCACCTTCCTCGACAAGATCTCCGGCGAACACCACCCGGTCGTCGTCGGCGAAGAGCACGAGATCACCGCCGGTGTGCGCGGGCCCGAAGTGCCGAAGCTCGACCTCGCGATCGCCGAGGTCGACGCGCGCGACGTCGTCGACGAGATGATCCGGCGGCACGATCTCGATCCCGTCGAGCTCGTCCCGCCATTCGGGACGTTCGCGCGCGAGCCGCTCGACTCGCTCCTCCGACCATCGCACGAGCTCGTCGCGCATCACGCGGTGACCCCAGATCTCCGCGCGCGGTGCCGCCGCGCGAACCGCGGCGTTGCCGAACGTGTGATCAAAGTGCCAGTGCGAGTTCACGACCCAACGGATCGAGCGCGCGTCGAACACGCGCAG
This region includes:
- a CDS encoding AMP-binding protein, whose amino-acid sequence is NTRFKGTEAAYILGRADVRLLFTVTDFLATNYVDLLRAAEPVASLREIVVLRGSPAPDTVAWSDFLERADRVIPEEVAARRDTLTADTMSDILFTSGTTGKPKGAMLTHGASVRAYTAWSDVVGLREGDRYLVVNPFFHAFGLKAGILASILKGAAIIPHAVFDVDAVMQRCADEEVSMLPGPPTIYQSILDHPRLAEFDMSSLRLAVTGAAAVPVELIRRMRAELGFETIVTGYGLTEATGIATMCRHDDDPETISRTAGRAIPGTEVRTVDDNGNAVAAGEPGEVVVRGYNVMKGFIHDDAATAEAIDTDGWLHTGDIGVLDERGNLRITDRKKDMFIVGGFNAYPAEIEGMLAEHPGVSQAAIVGVPDVRMGEVGYAFVVARHGATIDATELSKWCREHMANYKVPRTIEIVDALPLNASGKVLKYELRERAANTVASS
- a CDS encoding NIPSNAP family containing protein — protein: MSGERSEQATGPTPIPRHGAASEASAIINTKIYIHELVDIIGHNRARYMQHMTANWGPIGRAERNMLCFAVWGTVGSTGRWPEVVNLWELDGWEGLAANFEHELTPGSMQDESLAKWWAVAAELRRGGHDRIVVPEPWSPTSEELTSAGGAHAVAYAHEMVTLPVGGARAFLDDLRQVGVPAVESFGLRAIGAYRVAMINDSEAIVIWSIPDWETWIAYERAWDDGSLRAWRARLVELGADVRRMLLCDAPLSPLRTGRQPQVEDRIEWDA
- a CDS encoding MBL fold metallo-hydrolase gives rise to the protein MIAPWQEVGDGCYRRRYDSYDLNIGVVRGADALLVFDTRCHGGEVAELLDELRVFDARSIRWVVNSHWHFDHTFGNAAVRAAAPRAEIWGHRVMRDELVRWSEERVERLARERPEWRDELDGIEIVPPDHLVDDVARVDLGDREVELRHFGPAHTGGDLVLFADDDRVVFAGDLVEEGAPPAIGLDAHVFDWPVSNGVMLERIAADATVVPGHGDVVDRAFVVEQQNVLATVAATIRDLYDAGVAAEDALEEGRGRWPYAEDDLCDAIPCGYAELGGTA